From a single Cyclobacterium marinum DSM 745 genomic region:
- a CDS encoding rod shape-determining protein, which produces MGLFDFFSSDIAIDLGTANTLIIHKEKIIVDEPSIIAIDKTTNKVLAVGREAMNMHEKTHENIKTIRPLKDGVIADFYAAEQMIRGLIKMIPGHNKGMFPQSHRMVICIPSGITEVEKRAVRDSAEHAGGKEVYMIYEPIAAAIGIGIDIEKPMGSMIVDIGGGTTEIALIALSGIVADQSIRVAGDTFTKDILDYMRRQHNLLIGERSAEKVKIAIGSALTELDDPPEDYEIRGRDLMTGIPKVIKVSYSEIAFALDKSVSKIEEAVLKALEIAPPELSADIYDNGIHLTGGGALLKGLDRRLHQKTKLPIHIAEDPLRAVVRGTGNALKNINQFRTVLMT; this is translated from the coding sequence ATGGGATTATTCGACTTTTTCTCAAGTGACATCGCCATTGACTTAGGAACAGCCAATACGCTGATCATACATAAAGAAAAAATTATTGTGGATGAACCATCCATAATCGCTATAGATAAAACTACCAATAAAGTATTGGCAGTAGGTCGTGAGGCCATGAACATGCATGAAAAAACCCATGAAAATATCAAGACCATTCGCCCATTAAAAGACGGAGTGATTGCAGATTTTTATGCGGCTGAGCAAATGATCCGAGGATTAATTAAAATGATTCCGGGTCACAACAAAGGCATGTTCCCTCAGTCCCATAGAATGGTGATTTGCATCCCATCGGGCATCACTGAGGTGGAAAAACGAGCGGTGAGAGACTCGGCAGAACACGCCGGTGGTAAAGAGGTTTATATGATATATGAGCCTATTGCGGCTGCCATAGGTATAGGTATAGACATAGAAAAACCAATGGGTTCCATGATAGTGGATATCGGAGGAGGTACTACCGAAATTGCACTTATTGCCCTTTCCGGAATAGTTGCAGACCAATCCATTAGGGTTGCCGGTGACACTTTCACCAAAGACATATTGGATTATATGCGTAGACAACACAACTTGCTTATTGGAGAAAGATCCGCAGAAAAAGTAAAAATTGCAATAGGTTCTGCCCTAACAGAACTTGATGATCCGCCGGAGGATTATGAAATCAGAGGTAGAGATTTGATGACAGGTATTCCTAAGGTGATTAAAGTTTCTTATTCAGAGATCGCGTTTGCCTTAGACAAATCTGTATCTAAAATCGAAGAAGCTGTACTTAAAGCCTTGGAAATAGCACCGCCTGAGCTTTCAGCAGACATTTATGACAATGGTATCCACCTAACAGGAGGAGGGGCTTTGTTGAAAGGTTTAGACCGAAGGTTACATCAGAAAACCAAGTTACCTATACACATAGCAGAGGATCCATTAAGAGCTGTGGTAAGGGGTACAGGAAATGCCTTGAAAAACATCAACCAATTCAGAACTGTTCTCATGACTTAA
- a CDS encoding Rossmann-like and DUF2520 domain-containing protein, translating to MKLTVSVIGTGNVAWHLSSALENAGHEILEIYGRNIHKANQLASRLYATEAQDHLDFTESHAKLFVIAVSDQAVPSIAEAVLLPEGSILVHTSGTLALDILSYSSADFTGILYPLQGFTKSRELSFEDVPFLLESGDKETLKTLKKLCKSLKSPAYEIRSKERKSIHVAAVFAANFTNHMVYLAESIMKRQDLDFEILRPLIIEQMNKTLQLGAADAQTGPAIRDDINTLENHYDFLTYNEQLAEIYRSISQSIIDRKEI from the coding sequence ATGAAGCTTACGGTATCGGTCATTGGAACGGGAAATGTTGCTTGGCATCTGTCTTCTGCATTAGAAAATGCCGGGCATGAGATTTTGGAAATTTATGGCAGAAATATCCATAAAGCCAACCAGCTTGCCTCAAGGCTTTATGCCACAGAAGCACAAGATCATCTTGATTTTACCGAAAGCCATGCCAAGCTTTTTGTTATTGCGGTAAGCGACCAAGCCGTTCCTTCTATTGCAGAAGCTGTCCTGCTTCCTGAAGGGAGTATCTTGGTGCATACCAGTGGCACATTAGCTTTGGATATTTTATCCTATAGCTCTGCAGATTTCACCGGAATCTTATACCCTTTACAAGGATTTACAAAATCCAGAGAATTATCATTTGAAGACGTTCCATTTCTATTGGAGTCAGGAGATAAAGAGACTTTAAAAACATTAAAAAAGCTTTGCAAAAGCCTTAAATCTCCGGCATATGAAATCCGATCTAAAGAGCGCAAATCAATTCATGTAGCGGCTGTTTTTGCAGCCAACTTTACCAACCATATGGTCTATTTGGCTGAGTCAATAATGAAACGCCAAGATTTGGATTTCGAAATTTTAAGGCCGCTTATTATTGAGCAAATGAATAAAACACTTCAATTAGGTGCAGCTGATGCCCAAACAGGACCGGCCATTAGAGATGATATCAATACGTTGGAAAACCATTATGACTTCTTGACCTATAATGAGCAGCTTGCAGAAATATACCGAAGTATCTCTCAAAGCATCATCGACAGGAAAGAAATTTAA
- the mreC gene encoding rod shape-determining protein MreC has translation MQQIFLFLYRLRAFILFLILELLALGIIFTHNSPQGAVYFNSSNKFTGRLLSSKNNFVSYFTLNSTNKALAEKNASLLNRLDRMTTIRDSAHFTLDSSFSNNFNFWSARVINNSINLSQNYITLNKGSLDGVEEGMGVFNEQGIVGRVKGTSSHFSSVISVLHTDLLISSKIKNLEVFGSTKWDGLNSNEAKLLYVPRHVMVEPGQEIVTSGYNAVFPEGLPIGKVKEVSQGSETNYLDITISLGADFSKLNFVYLVKNDLREEIDSLEMEMVTPNQ, from the coding sequence ATGCAACAAATCTTTCTATTTTTATATAGACTAAGGGCATTTATTCTTTTTCTGATCCTGGAATTACTGGCATTGGGGATTATTTTCACGCATAATTCTCCACAGGGAGCAGTTTATTTTAATAGTAGCAATAAATTTACGGGACGATTATTGTCTTCAAAAAACAATTTTGTCTCTTATTTTACCCTAAATTCTACCAATAAAGCTTTGGCTGAAAAAAATGCCTCCTTGCTTAATCGGTTGGATAGGATGACTACTATTAGAGATTCTGCTCATTTCACATTAGACAGTTCCTTTAGTAATAATTTCAACTTCTGGTCGGCCAGAGTGATCAATAACTCTATCAACCTTAGTCAAAATTACATCACACTAAATAAAGGCAGTTTAGACGGTGTGGAAGAAGGTATGGGTGTTTTCAACGAGCAAGGAATTGTAGGTAGGGTAAAAGGTACGAGCAGTCATTTTTCCTCTGTTATATCTGTATTGCACACAGACCTTCTAATTTCATCCAAAATAAAAAATTTGGAAGTTTTTGGTTCTACTAAATGGGATGGATTAAACTCCAATGAAGCAAAACTACTCTACGTCCCTCGGCATGTAATGGTGGAGCCGGGGCAAGAAATTGTAACTTCCGGATACAATGCAGTTTTTCCCGAAGGCTTGCCCATAGGAAAAGTGAAGGAAGTTTCCCAAGGAAGCGAGACCAATTATTTAGACATTACGATAAGTTTGGGAGCAGACTTTAGTAAGCTTAACTTCGTATATCTGGTAAAAAATGATCTCCGGGAAGAAATAGATAGTTTGGAAATGGAAATGGTGACCCCTAATCAATGA
- a CDS encoding glycoside hydrolase family protein yields MKNNLLPLFLISIPLLFFSCSGKDNQSNTNTPTEEKPQLFPDEITKFTPLQENPIFTAAKEGAWDSGIRERGFIMKEEDGYHMWYTGFDKYDENRMLKLGYAFSEDGIEWTRYKDNPIFSESWVEDMMVWKEDGVYYMFAEGRGDIAKMLTSTDRIHWENQGNIDIRKVDGSPISEGPYGTPTVWVEDEVWYLFYERGDLGIWLATSNDRKVWTNVQDDPIIKIGPESYDKYGVAVNKIIKYQGNYYAYYHATSLEDWSDWTMNMAVSPDLKTWTKYSGNPIMGENKSSGFPVHDGEKFRFYTMHPEVVIHYPSK; encoded by the coding sequence ATGAAAAACAACCTTCTACCTCTTTTTCTAATCTCCATCCCACTGCTCTTTTTTTCTTGTTCAGGAAAAGACAATCAATCAAACACCAATACACCTACCGAAGAAAAACCACAACTCTTCCCTGACGAGATCACTAAGTTTACCCCATTACAGGAGAACCCTATTTTTACAGCCGCAAAGGAGGGGGCCTGGGATAGTGGCATCAGAGAAAGGGGTTTTATCATGAAAGAAGAAGATGGCTACCATATGTGGTACACCGGTTTCGATAAATATGACGAAAATAGAATGCTTAAATTAGGCTATGCCTTCTCGGAAGACGGCATTGAATGGACTCGGTATAAAGACAATCCTATCTTTAGTGAAAGCTGGGTGGAAGACATGATGGTATGGAAAGAGGATGGAGTTTATTATATGTTTGCAGAAGGAAGAGGAGACATAGCCAAAATGCTAACCTCTACGGACCGAATCCACTGGGAAAATCAGGGTAATATTGATATAAGAAAAGTAGATGGAAGCCCAATAAGTGAAGGACCCTATGGTACACCCACAGTATGGGTAGAAGATGAAGTATGGTATCTTTTTTATGAAAGAGGAGATCTGGGAATTTGGCTAGCCACTTCTAATGATCGAAAGGTTTGGACAAATGTTCAGGATGACCCTATCATTAAAATTGGCCCCGAATCTTATGACAAATATGGTGTAGCCGTCAATAAAATCATTAAATATCAAGGAAATTATTATGCTTATTACCACGCCACTTCATTGGAGGATTGGAGTGACTGGACCATGAATATGGCGGTTTCGCCTGACTTAAAGACTTGGACTAAATACTCAGGAAATCCTATCATGGGTGAGAATAAATCCAGCGGTTTCCCTGTACATGATGGAGAAAAATTCAGGTTTTACACCATGCATCCTGAAGTTGTCATCCATTATCCAAGTAAATAA
- the mrdA gene encoding penicillin-binding protein 2 — MYTGRSLVVAITIGVIALILLGKLFLIQVTDDSYLRKAERNAIQRVVDHPYRGLVYDRNNSLMVFNDPVFDLMVIPKDFSLKDTTRFCELFEIEKESLIENFTAAKKYSWVKPYPLIKQISKEDFAKVQDFLIDYKGLFVMTRSVRSYPRSSAANVLGYIGEISGSQLSRDSSNYYVQGDYVGHSGIEAYYEPELRGKKGVKYKLVNVRGIEKGAFKNGDLDTLSMPGENLQSTIDLNLQLYGEYLMEGKRGSVVAIEPKTGEILSIISAPSYDPNVLTGAKFGENYEVLNKDPDKPLFNRPIMAMYPPGSIFKIVQSLIGLQEGIITPNTTFACNKALVNCHNHPSPVNLFGAIRNSCNPYYHQAFRQVINQEISSNTYTDTQIGLDKWRESVLKFGLSNRLGIDTHGEKSGLIPSSALYDKIYGKGRWKYSTIYSLSIGQGEMLVTPLQMANLAAIFANKGYYYTPHLIKSINDDPSRIPDKFKEKRDSGIDAKHFDLIQDAMAEALYGTATRAIMKDIEIAGKTGTAQNPAGEDHSVFIAFAPKDDPKIAISVYVENAGWGGRAAASTASLLIEKYLTGEINRPELEEYVLKGDFIY; from the coding sequence ATGTACACAGGTAGGTCTTTAGTCGTTGCCATCACCATTGGGGTAATTGCTTTAATTTTATTGGGCAAATTATTTTTGATACAAGTAACGGATGATAGCTATCTAAGAAAAGCAGAGAGAAATGCCATTCAGAGAGTGGTAGACCATCCATACCGAGGCTTGGTGTATGACAGGAACAATTCTTTGATGGTATTCAATGATCCTGTATTTGACCTTATGGTGATACCGAAAGACTTCAGTCTAAAAGATACCACTAGGTTTTGTGAGTTATTTGAAATAGAGAAAGAAAGCTTAATAGAGAATTTCACCGCTGCTAAAAAATATTCTTGGGTCAAGCCTTATCCTCTAATTAAGCAAATTTCCAAGGAGGATTTTGCCAAGGTGCAGGATTTCCTCATTGATTACAAAGGCCTGTTTGTAATGACCAGGTCTGTGCGTTCCTATCCGAGATCTTCGGCAGCCAATGTGTTGGGGTATATTGGAGAAATAAGCGGTTCTCAACTTTCTCGAGACAGTAGTAACTACTATGTCCAAGGTGATTATGTAGGTCATAGTGGAATCGAAGCCTATTATGAACCCGAGCTACGGGGTAAAAAGGGAGTAAAATACAAATTGGTCAACGTAAGAGGAATAGAAAAAGGTGCATTCAAAAATGGTGACTTAGACACCCTTTCTATGCCCGGTGAAAACCTTCAATCTACCATAGACTTAAACTTGCAACTATATGGTGAATATTTAATGGAAGGCAAACGTGGATCTGTTGTGGCGATAGAGCCAAAGACCGGAGAAATTCTCTCCATCATATCAGCACCCTCTTATGATCCAAATGTTCTTACCGGAGCAAAGTTTGGGGAAAACTATGAGGTCCTGAACAAAGATCCCGACAAACCTTTATTCAATCGGCCAATTATGGCGATGTATCCTCCAGGTTCCATTTTTAAAATTGTACAGTCTTTGATCGGCCTTCAAGAGGGAATCATTACCCCAAACACAACCTTTGCCTGTAATAAAGCATTGGTTAATTGCCATAACCACCCTTCTCCTGTAAACCTATTTGGAGCCATCAGAAATTCATGCAACCCCTATTACCATCAAGCATTCAGGCAAGTAATCAATCAGGAAATTTCTTCCAACACCTATACGGATACTCAAATAGGATTAGACAAGTGGAGAGAGTCTGTACTTAAATTTGGGTTGAGTAATCGGCTTGGAATAGACACGCATGGTGAAAAGTCAGGCTTAATCCCTTCAAGTGCACTTTATGATAAAATATATGGCAAAGGCCGTTGGAAATATTCCACTATCTACTCCTTGTCTATCGGCCAAGGCGAAATGCTGGTAACACCTCTTCAAATGGCAAATCTTGCAGCTATATTTGCCAACAAGGGTTATTATTATACGCCTCACCTTATCAAATCCATCAACGATGATCCTTCCAGAATCCCGGATAAATTTAAAGAAAAAAGAGATTCCGGAATTGATGCCAAACATTTCGATTTAATTCAGGATGCAATGGCCGAAGCATTGTATGGTACTGCAACAAGAGCCATTATGAAGGACATTGAAATCGCCGGAAAGACAGGAACAGCCCAAAATCCGGCAGGAGAAGACCATTCGGTGTTTATTGCTTTTGCTCCTAAAGATGATCCAAAAATAGCCATTTCAGTCTATGTGGAAAATGCAGGATGGGGAGGAAGAGCAGCTGCTAGTACTGCAAGTCTTTTGATCGAAAAGTACCTAACAGGGGAAATCAATAGACCGGAATTGGAGGAATATGTGCTAAAAGGAGATTTTATTTACTAA
- a CDS encoding geranylgeranylglycerol-phosphate geranylgeranyltransferase codes for MKNPKASPVFTFGGFIKIIRLENLLMVAFAQLMTAFFLVGKTKAGLPVLEDYHLYMLIISTVILTASGYMINDYYDVKIDYVNRPKAVVIGKGMKRRMVMILHTVMNFIGILIGTVVHPKIGAITFVAAFLLWLYSNTLKRLPFIGNLTVAFLTGLAIWIVGIYYQKSELLILTYAIFAFFINLMREILKDIEDRNGDRKHGCKTLPIVLGFRKTKTVIFVIAFFFVASILFVTFKINEPLLFLYFGGLSLFFTYFMVKIYKADRKSHFTELSTISKILMLTGILSMGFL; via the coding sequence ATGAAAAATCCAAAGGCGTCACCTGTATTTACTTTTGGTGGATTTATAAAAATTATCCGTCTAGAGAACCTCCTTATGGTTGCCTTTGCACAATTGATGACGGCATTCTTTTTGGTGGGTAAAACCAAAGCAGGACTACCTGTTTTAGAGGATTACCATCTCTATATGCTAATAATTTCTACCGTAATTCTTACCGCATCAGGTTATATGATCAATGATTATTATGATGTGAAAATTGACTATGTAAACAGGCCTAAGGCTGTGGTGATTGGCAAGGGCATGAAAAGGAGAATGGTGATGATTCTTCATACTGTAATGAATTTTATTGGTATATTGATAGGAACAGTGGTCCATCCGAAAATCGGGGCCATCACCTTTGTGGCTGCATTTCTATTATGGCTCTATAGTAATACTCTTAAACGCTTACCCTTTATTGGTAACTTAACTGTTGCATTCTTAACCGGCCTTGCAATTTGGATTGTTGGTATTTATTACCAAAAGTCTGAATTATTGATCCTCACTTATGCAATATTCGCCTTTTTCATTAATTTAATGCGTGAGATTCTAAAGGACATTGAGGACCGTAATGGAGATAGGAAGCATGGATGTAAAACCTTGCCAATAGTCTTGGGGTTTAGAAAAACCAAAACCGTAATATTTGTTATTGCTTTCTTTTTTGTAGCATCAATTTTATTTGTCACTTTCAAAATTAATGAACCACTACTGTTTTTATATTTCGGTGGCTTAAGTTTATTTTTCACCTATTTTATGGTGAAAATATACAAGGCAGATCGTAAATCTCATTTTACTGAATTGAGTACCATTTCAAAAATACTTATGCTTACAGGTATTCTCAGCATGGGTTTCCTATAA
- the purN gene encoding phosphoribosylglycinamide formyltransferase: MKNIAILASGSGSNAEKIINHFQGSSKARVTLIASNKKTAYVLERAKKYGVPTHTFNKAELESGQLTELLINLNIDFVVLAGFLLQIPQGLIKAFPNRMVNIHPALLPKYGGRGMYGDNVHKAVKAAEEKETGITIHLVNEHYDEGKIIFQTAVKIDKTDSPDQIAEKVHVLEHKYYPKIIESLI, from the coding sequence TTGAAAAACATTGCCATCCTCGCTTCCGGTAGCGGTTCAAATGCGGAAAAAATAATCAATCATTTTCAGGGCTCTTCAAAAGCTAGGGTTACATTAATTGCTTCTAACAAAAAGACTGCCTACGTGCTTGAAAGGGCGAAAAAGTATGGCGTCCCCACACATACTTTCAACAAAGCGGAGTTGGAAAGCGGCCAACTTACTGAACTCCTAATCAACCTGAACATTGACTTTGTAGTTCTTGCAGGCTTCTTGCTTCAAATTCCCCAAGGCTTGATCAAAGCATTTCCCAATCGAATGGTAAATATCCATCCAGCCTTATTGCCAAAATACGGGGGTCGGGGCATGTATGGAGACAATGTTCACAAGGCAGTTAAAGCAGCTGAAGAAAAGGAAACAGGAATTACCATCCACCTCGTCAATGAACACTATGATGAGGGGAAAATAATCTTTCAAACAGCGGTTAAAATAGACAAAACAGATAGCCCGGACCAAATTGCTGAAAAAGTCCATGTTCTCGAACATAAATACTATCCAAAAATCATTGAAAGTCTGATTTAA
- the purH gene encoding bifunctional phosphoribosylaminoimidazolecarboxamide formyltransferase/IMP cyclohydrolase translates to MAEKKIQSALISVYYKDNLEPIIEQLKNQGVTIYSTGGTQKFIEDQGADVIPVEELTGYPSIFGGRVKTLHPKVFGGILHRRDNEGDIGQAGEYGIPAIDLVIVDLYPFEETVASGASEAEIIEKIDIGGIALIRAAAKNFKDVTIIASKAQYGELEEKLKNQDGALSLADRKYFAAQAFKVSSNYDTHIFNYFNQEENIPALKISEESAKDLRYGENPHQEARFYGDINALFDQLNGKELSFNNLVDVDAAVSLIAEFQEETAFAILKHTNACGVALGESVKEAYDKAFAADTISAFGGVLITNKTVDLAAAEAMHGLFFEVLIAPDFDQDALDLLKGKKNRILLKQKMNITGTKQVKTLLNGFVEQDKDLKTETKDQFKVVTKISPTEAEKDALVFALKICKHTKSNTIILSNHDQLFSSGVGQTSRVDALKQAIEKAKAFGFDLKGAVMASDAFFPFPDCVEIAGNEGISAVVQPGGSIKDKDSIAYCDAHGMSMVMTGVRHFKH, encoded by the coding sequence ATGGCTGAAAAAAAAATACAATCTGCGCTTATCTCGGTATATTATAAAGACAACCTGGAACCGATCATTGAACAGTTAAAAAACCAGGGTGTAACCATCTATTCTACCGGTGGTACCCAGAAATTTATCGAAGACCAAGGTGCTGATGTAATCCCTGTAGAGGAGTTGACAGGCTACCCTTCCATATTTGGAGGAAGAGTAAAAACACTTCATCCGAAAGTTTTTGGAGGCATATTGCATAGAAGAGACAATGAAGGAGATATAGGCCAAGCGGGAGAATATGGTATTCCCGCAATTGACTTGGTAATTGTAGACCTTTATCCTTTTGAAGAGACTGTAGCCTCAGGAGCATCTGAAGCTGAGATCATTGAAAAGATCGACATTGGAGGAATAGCCTTAATCAGGGCTGCTGCGAAAAACTTCAAGGATGTAACTATCATTGCTTCAAAAGCTCAATATGGTGAGCTAGAGGAAAAGCTCAAAAATCAAGACGGAGCACTTTCATTAGCTGATCGAAAATATTTTGCTGCGCAAGCTTTTAAAGTTTCTTCCAATTATGACACCCATATATTCAATTATTTTAATCAGGAAGAAAATATTCCGGCATTAAAAATTAGTGAGGAATCTGCCAAAGATTTAAGGTATGGAGAAAACCCACACCAAGAAGCGCGTTTCTATGGAGACATCAATGCATTGTTTGATCAATTAAATGGAAAAGAATTGTCCTTCAATAATTTGGTGGATGTGGACGCTGCTGTTTCCTTAATTGCTGAATTTCAAGAAGAAACTGCTTTTGCTATCCTTAAGCACACCAATGCCTGTGGCGTTGCCCTTGGAGAGAGTGTAAAGGAAGCCTATGACAAAGCCTTTGCTGCTGACACTATTTCTGCTTTTGGAGGAGTATTGATCACTAATAAAACGGTTGACTTGGCAGCTGCAGAAGCCATGCATGGGCTGTTCTTCGAGGTATTAATAGCACCGGATTTTGACCAAGATGCTTTGGATTTGCTTAAAGGGAAGAAAAATAGAATCCTTCTGAAGCAAAAGATGAATATTACAGGAACCAAGCAAGTCAAAACATTATTGAATGGCTTTGTTGAGCAGGACAAGGATCTAAAAACAGAAACCAAAGATCAATTTAAGGTAGTGACCAAGATCTCTCCCACCGAAGCAGAAAAAGACGCTTTAGTCTTTGCTTTAAAGATCTGTAAACATACCAAATCAAACACCATTATTCTTAGCAACCACGACCAGCTATTTTCTAGTGGCGTAGGCCAAACAAGTAGAGTAGATGCATTGAAACAAGCCATTGAAAAAGCAAAAGCTTTTGGCTTTGACCTTAAAGGGGCAGTAATGGCTTCCGATGCATTTTTCCCTTTCCCTGATTGTGTAGAAATCGCAGGAAATGAAGGAATCTCAGCCGTGGTCCAACCAGGTGGTTCTATCAAGGACAAGGACAGCATTGCTTATTGTGATGCCCATGGAATGAGTATGGTGATGACGGGAGTCAGACATTTTAAACATTAA